From one Triticum urartu cultivar G1812 chromosome 3, Tu2.1, whole genome shotgun sequence genomic stretch:
- the LOC125544019 gene encoding ras-related protein RIC1, with protein sequence MNPEYDYLFKLLLIGDSGVGKSCLLLRFADDSYLESYISTIGVDFKIRTVEQDGKTIKLQIWDTAGQERFRTITSSYYRGAHGIIVVYDVTDQESFNNVKQWLNEIDRYASENVNKLLVGNKCDLAESRVVSYEAGKALADEIGIPFLETSAKDATNVEKAFMTMAAEIKNRMASQPAGNASKPATVQMRGQPVAQQNGCCSS encoded by the exons ATGAATCCCGAATA TGACTACCTCTTCAAGCTGCTGCTCATTGGGGACTCGGGCGTGGGGAAGTCTTGCCTGCTGCTGAGGTTTGCG GATGATTCATATCTGGAGAGCTATATCAGTACTATTGGTGTTGACTTC AAAATCCGCACCGTTGAGCAAGATGGAAAGACGATAAAGCTGCAAATT TGGGATACTGCTGGACAAGAGCGATTTAGGACCATCACAAGCAGCTACTACCGTGGTGCCCACGGCATCATT GTTGTGTATGATGTGACTGACCAGGAGAGCTTCAACAACGTCAAACAGTGGCTTAATGAAATTGACAGGTATGCTAGTGAAAATGTGAACAAGCTTTTGGTGGGGAACAAGTGCGATCTAGCTGAGAGCAGAGTGGTTTCTTACGAGGCTGGCAAG GCCCTTGCCGATGAGATCGGAATACCATTCCTGGAAACCAGTGCCAAGGATGCAACAAATGTGGAGAAGGCATTTATGACCATGGCTGCAGAGATAAAGAACAG GATGGCAAGCCAACCGGCTGGAAATGCCAGCAAGCCTGCCACCGTGCAAATGCGGGGTCAGCCTGTTGCCCAGCAAAACGGATGCTGCTCGTCTTGA